The Pieris rapae chromosome 11, ilPieRapa1.1, whole genome shotgun sequence nucleotide sequence TTTTATacagatatattattacatttttagcCAACCAATACTAGGAAAACTCTAATTGAAAAAGCAACACCACAATTACATACATTCAAAAACTCAAAAGTCAAGAAAGATGGATCAGGTAAACAACAAATGTTTTGaactaaataaaagaaagatCTAAACTGAATCTTTTTAACTTAGAAagatactaataaaataatcaaattctatattattaaattaacataaaacttaatatgtttgttttttatttcagttttaaataatgaaattaagttAAGTGGAATAAAAAGAATTCCCGTCACACCTAAGTGTAAAGAAATTGCACCAAAAACGTTACAAATAAAGACACCTAAGAGCATTCTTCGGAAAAAAGTTCTTCAAAATACATCTTGCTCAAGTCCTTCTCAAAAATCTTGTGATGGTGATGCTACATTTCTTCGTATCGAAAAGGAAATCGATGAAATGGTGCAGGAAAAGGAAATAGAAAATGACATTGATATAAATGCTGCATTACCATCATCAACACCTTTTAAGACTACAAATCATCTAGAGTACTTTCCAACATCTGATGCTGACTCTCTTCAGAAGGACAAAACAATCCTAGATTTTAGTAATGTAAGTGAAAATGAGAATGCGGTTGTGGCTCTATGTGATGCATTTAAGAAGGCACTCATCTCTCATACCTGTCAAAAAACAGATTTGAAACAAGAACGAGGAGCCCTAATAAGTGTTATAGAGGTTGCTCTCAAACATTTACAAGAAATAGAAGaatttgaaaaagaaaatacagtttataataatagaaaacaattaatgGGTAGcagttcaaaatatttctgcaGGACAAAATCACcatcatttataatacaaaaaaaaattgttttccaaAACTCCCCTAAAAAATGCCTTATTTCTCCGAAAGTTGAAAAAGTTGatgctataaatatttatatgggtctaaaaagaaatttaaattttttaaacacacCAAAGATAGATAAGACACGAAATAATGAAACTGACACTCCAgttcaaataaagaaaaacctGCAATCCCAATTAAATAGATTGTACAATGACAGTGAGTCATAATGCTATTCAGACTCACAAACATCTAATAGActgaaattagaaaatttaattttttagaaaacttcagtataaatattgcaatacAGTAAAGGCCAAAATTAATTCTTTCTATATTACAATCATGTCCATTTACACATTCgagttatttttcaaattaattaatttaaatttatcagaaTAAGTTTCAAGGCACTAATAACTTAACccttatgattttattttatttttaagacgtAACATTTGCTACCACTACTAGTGCACTATAATGAAATTGGCATAtcctttgtatatttttgtaataaatttctatGAAAATCCCTAGTCAGATTTTGTTCTATCACAATTTTACCAACTACTAGTATaacaatcattttaataaacattaagattttacttttaattgtaGGGGTAGgattatcttaattattagGTCAGAGTTCattttttcattcatatttttttctaagtaaTGCAACTTCTGGTGTTCTCGGTTATTATTTTGACCGACAGGGTATGTAgtctattttgtaaaaatattaacataataatatgacaAAACAAATAGTTGTAGGTATAGAatgtaattaactaattagAACAGAAATGTTTAACGCTGCCATTAAGCTTTAGTGttgtcaattttaattctcAACAAGAAATAAAGGCCTTTCCAGGTCCACGACGGCAGGTAAATGTAATTAGTAGTCTATACTCTATATAATTTGTGAATATACTAAATACCGCTAAAGTTcgaaattcaattcaaagactataaaatacattaataccGGCCACTGCGCAGGCGCTGTCAGAAATTTGAactatatagattatattaatatttgataaaatgaacAATCTGTATTAGACATTGGTGTCTCAATCAATTctcatttgttatattattatttgtataattgtaatataattagttaaaaactagactataataaattattactttaactCTTAAGCTATTTCTGACATTgtgaacaataattataagcattttttttgtacGTGTTGTTGCTTTAGAGATAAGTGATAACATTATCAACAATATATAACAATCGTTTTAATATCAGCAGCGATTAAGTTTTAgtgctaaatatattttttaaaatggcTCTATCAAAACCTATTATGAATTTAGTTGCatcttatttacaaaacttgTACTTGCAcccaataaaaacaaaatcgatatcaaggtaatttttattaaaatattataaataaaggatcaaaatattttaaatgtatcgcTTTAATTACGGTTCttttaacttttgtttaacatcgataaatatattcttgatCATTGGTTGccttaattatgtttaatttcagttgTGTTGTTGGCTGCGCAGGCAGCATTGCATCACAAGTTGTTGCAGGTGAACGGATAAAGCTGGACCCAATCTTTGCATTTGGACTTTATGGgtgagtatataaatatagacaagAACACctgtaattaaatcttttttactTCCATTTAATAGAACAAATTCTTCttcaacaaattttaatagaacaaaCTCTTATCATTGAACTTTGACCCCTTTATTGAGGAAACATGTATTGTTAAGAAAATATCATGATCATGAATTACATCTCAGTATAAATATTCTTGTTTATATTACCATATTAATTACTTCAAAATGATTTTAGGTTAATATTTGGTGGAACCATTCCTCACTATTTTTATGAGCTCATAGAAAGATTGTTTCCTCATGAAGCAACTGCCTTTCCTCTTGCAAAAAAGCTTATATTTGAAAGGCTAGTTATTGCACCACTCATGCAAGCTTTTTCTCTATACACCCTTGCAAGATTTGAAGGAAAGAATCACAAAGCAGCATCAAAACAGTTGCATTCACTATACTTGACTGTATTAGAAGCAAACTGGAAATGGTTAACACTTTTCCAAGTTATAAATTTGGCCTTTGTACCCCCAATggtatgtttgttttaaacagtttCTATCTATAAATTGttggttttgttaaaaaatttccatattcatatttttgtaaatataatctgtagtttttttattcacattgtttcaagtaattattcaaaaagttttaaaccTAGATACAATAATGTTTAAGCATACTAATATCATTCATGTTTCATGCttatcaaacaataaataggcatgctCAGTACCACttgttcaaaataattatttctaaagcagtaaatttttaatacctcatacataacatttaaaaattatttgtagtttGAAGTGGGAATTGATGGTAATAAGTGTAGTGACATTCTTATCTGTGTAAAGGTCATCACATTTCGagctacaaatatttttgacttGTGTAATTGGAATTTGTACATTACATCTAAACaggttaataattatgttttttcctTATAGCTCAGAGTACTATTTATGAACATAGTTGGATTTGGTTGGGCAATGTTCATAGCTTCAAAACGTAGACAGACTCAGAAAAAGGAATCCTCATAAATATGCATATCTAATAATTGGTGTTGGTATTAACGGTGCTGAATTATCCATATCTGGTTGATTTGATAAGATATTAACACCACTTGTACTCTACATTACAGGGGTTAATAACTATTACATATGTGATGAATGTGATACTCTATAGTCTTATGTAAGcattctaaattaatttaatatttgttagtaaaaagcatttttggaataaattattttattactcacAAATAgtgtaatttgtatttcaaattatCTATTTTGATGTTGGGGCTCAatggttaaataatattatacaacttTGTAACTTTATGTGCATTTTATaagttcataataaaattaattttagtcatttacaagtattatttattccattaCTTCCTGTATTAAATCAAACAGATACTATATAATGTaaaccaaatattaatttcttataaacattaactataagaaaatatttggaatgtttgaaatgaaaattatttgtaaggaTAACAATTTAAGAAACTGTCCAGAATTTcactaatttttaatttttacaccagagataataattttaattttacaacatTAAtctctaattaattaatgttgtaaTTTACAAAGTATGTAGATTGACTATTTGACTacttatttaactattaaaaattctgacttaacttaaaaatatcattgcattatttatgtaaatgacTAGCTTTATAGAAATACattgtcaataaatatattgcacaTTATCCTAAAACTTAtgagtattattgtattgagtATCTGGTGCATctccaaaaaataatattaataaaattaccaacaatataaaaataacatggaaaaaataatttaaataaaataggaataaaataaattattaaatagtatttgaCTAGATTTTGGAACATGACTAGAATATGTGTTTCAAGACTGAcacaagtaaataattgagtATTTGGTACTaagattcaaataattattaataggcgttacctttttttttaaaatataaattctccCCTTTATACTGTACTTGCTATTTCATACATTCATCAATCTCAAGTTAATTATTGCcgagtaaaaatttaaatttctctaTTGGttgactaaaaatatatatagtaataaataactgacgataattaaaaaaaatcccgcCAATACATAATGTTGTTCTATATCCGTAGTTTCTACGGAAAAATTAATAGCGACTCAACGTATATTTGTCCTATTTTTATTCGGGACGCGGTGATCGCGACCAGCTGCGTTCTGAGGTTCTGCTGCTGTAGTAACTTCCTGATGATGGTGTCGATGGGGTAGGTCTCCGATAGGGAATCGGCCTTTTACGTGCACTGTATTGTTAATTACTGTTAGTATACAGTTAGTAAATCAGTAACATGCTTCAAAACAGGAAAACTGTTACGTGTCAATAATTAGTagcgtaataaaaatatgcttaCCTTTGTCGAAGCCATAACTAGCAATACAggaacaaaagaaaatgtatcaaTAACATTACTGGAGTGTATGATAAAGCTCGATCTCTACCatgcaagtaaataaaatgaaaacataataattgtataataaattttaataacacaaatattgaacaaaaaaaCACACTTGAAACTAATGTCCATAAAATAGAACAATTTCTACAACTGGCAACACTGTCACTTATCCCTAAATAATATGATTACGTAGTCATCTTCGcctgtatttgtatttcttgGAGGAATAAGTTACGTCTATAATTGGTGCGCTAGGAAAGAAAAAACTCTGTTAACTCATTTCAGTAACATTACTTTTTAAGGTTAATAGTCTTTTTGTTTCTCTAAATgcataataaaactaaagtgactcacaattaatttatctattattatttacaataacctagtaataataattaatacccaTTAGTAAGAAAGTGTCACACCAATATTAATCAACTCTCACACATggtaattttcaatattaactttaattggACAGTGTTAGAAATACATAACCACAagcagaatttttttaaaattgagcACTTATAAAATGGCTACattcaagtttatttaaaaggcagacattgtaaagaaaataatccgatataattaaaaatgttatgtttcAATACAAACTTCTttacaatgttatttatttttcttaatatatataataataatttaagaatgtCCTAAAACTGCATTCAGCGACTACTAGAAGAATCTTCAGAACCGGTGCTATATTTGCGTgacttttttctataaataaagaaaaacaacatGTGACACAACAgcaaaggaaaaaattgaacgtcgtaatatttttttatccttTCCGCGTCACTAATGGtagtaagtaaaatttaaaaaatattacgacaTTTCATGAAGCATAACTAGTTAGCATAAACAAGCTGcactcaaaaaaaaaaacatctaaaaCACTCTAGACATTGACATTATGCCGGTTTATAcgaattaaaacataatgtcAATATCCCTACTAAAAGAAATCGTGTGAAAGAAAATGTGCGACACAGTGCTCTTGAGCTAATATTATTTGCGATAaatcaaaattagattttttaaatatagtagttATTTAAGAAAAGCTGTACAGGATCAAAAATACGGcctttacaatataaaatctcattaatcaataaaatatatttataaagaaaaaatattttctaagatTGGATATACACAATCAACGTGTTCTTagctcaaaatattaatagataaaaaaataaatcaagctAAGAACTGACTTCGAGGTTAAATGTGACACAtgttatagaaattattttttattaaactgtataattatttcttgtaCAACTTTTTTCCAACAAAAAAgcattcaagtattacgtaaattGGTTTTGTATTGCCTAATTTTAAGTATACTGCAACATTTATTAGGttcaatgaataatatatcaataaattcaaacaAGAAAACCGTCAAGTAGGTGTAAGCAAATTTAcgtgcattttttttaaattgaaccaCCTTCATAAAAGTTACTCTTTCGTCCCTTTCAAGCAATTTGTAAATCCGCTGTGACAAAAAGAGATGCGTACATCACGGTGCGATTAGACTTTTAGTTTTGGgagagtaataaaaacatctacataatacttgaacaTGACCTAATGTgactattacaataatatcagCGATGAGAGCAAAAAGACAGCCCGCGCTACCTCGTGATCCGCCTCCTATCGAGGAAGCTTGGCGAACCCGCCCGTCGCGGAATGGACGGTGAGCGCGACTTGGAGCGCGTCGAACTCGATCTGCGGTAATCCGCGTACACGCCCGTCATTGTTCTGATTACGTATGTGTATCAACGATCGCGTttagtatcaaattattaGTGCTTGCGTTAATTGATTTTAGTTACACTTAATTTAGTGTACAGTTATATAAACGGGAATAGGTATATATTGGGGTAAAggaatttgaaataaacagtattttataaggatataaaacaataaaaactaaatctctttttcaaatagtttttatgttgtaatgAAAGGAGACAAATGAGCACTGTAGTTAAAGCAGTGCGAAGacggatttatttttatgaatcaaTGAAATGTCTGTAGATAATAAGgtgaatttacaaaaaagaaaagttttgcGGAAACTGAATTTGGggcaatataattatttacacttttgTGTTGTCCCACCTTATCTGTTTTACTGTTAcctagtatattaataaaacaattgaatgatgatcatttgaatataaattttttattaacgtaaattaaattgaGTGCAGTCATTTTATACCTAAGAGACCTATTTAATTAGATGGCAGATGTGAAGTGTAATCATTTAGctgttaaattgttttaattggtatttgaatatattaccTCGAAGATCGCGTTGAACGAGATGAACTACGCGAAGATCGAGAAGAACTTCTGCTGCTGTACGAGCTGGATCGAGAAGAACGAGATCTATAAAACGAAGGTCACAATAGATTTGGCTACGGGAATGATTTATTGTATAGGGTtactagaaatataaatataattattttttatgcacaaaataattaactttatttttttcatattaagtaTCTATAATTGCTTTCGAACTATAATGGCGTAACAGTgttgttacaataaaaaaaggtaatttaGTACTGCTTAAGCCTAAGATGGCTCTCCTTTGTTGCTCAGTTTGCTCAGGCTCAAACCATACCTAGTcaagaaaaattaaagatgTACTTTTATGCAACCAAAGGAATAtctaaagaataaaatgtaatgttcAATAATTCggttaataattgtaaatcatatgagcttttttatattcataatttagCTGTAATATAGGAATTTCttcaatttattcaaattaatacagaaaataaatccTTCTTTATAATAACGCTAAACTCTATTTCTAATAATGTATACGATATGTTCTTATTGAGCAGTCAGTAactaattataagtaatacctTGATGATGAATAGGATCTAGATCTTGAACGCGAAGACCTGGAACGTGACCGTGATCCTGACGGAGTCCGCGACCGTGATGACTTCATGCGGCTCTTCGACCGTGACCGTGACGATTTCACTCTAGATTTTGACCGTGACCGCGACTTTGACCTTGAATGTGACCGAGAAGAGGTTCGCGACCAACTACGGGACTTGCTCTTCTTTCCATCTTTCACTTTAGAGCTCTCAACGTGCAATGCAGGGCTTTCCTTCCTTAAGCTGTCAATCTTCACTGGACTGATTGACTTGATTGATTgagttttaatttcattctCAGCTTCCTTTGGGGATTTACTGGCAATCTCCCATTCTAGTTTCTGTTCACTGCGTCCTTGTGAAGTGGACGGACCACTCTCTTCCTCGATCCTAATACGTTCCATTGTGGCTTTGGTCAGTTTAGCCAGTCGTTGCTTCAGTTTATCCAATTCCTTCATATTCAATTCCTCCTGACGCGCGTGAAGGTCCATCCGAAGAAAATCTTCTTCAGAATCGTCATTTTCACTGGAAGAACTCCTCATACAAACCGTTTTTGGTTTATAATCTTCCTTGTTTTTCTTTCTCTTAGGTTGTAAATCTGACGGGGACTTAATATATTTCCTTTTGTCCTTTTCAGGCAATTTCTCAATGATGTCCCGATAACGCTCTGGGCTACGACGTGCTGGTGAATAGCTAAGGCTCGAAGAGCTTCTGCTCTTTGGGTCTGATCGCGACTTTGATCTTTCCTTTTGAGATTCTTTTACATCTTTATCTTTTTcatgtttttctttagaaCTAACCGCTCGTTTATCTCGGCGATCTACTTTGGGAGATAAAGTACGTCTATCAGACTTCCTGGTTGGTGTAATACtctttttgtcttttttagaCGCGCGTTTTAAAGGAGACATTGATTTAGACTTGCTCCGAGAATACCTTCTTTTCTCTTTAGAAAACCGATCATTTTCGTGGGATAAAGGAGATTTTCTAGGGGACTTGCTCCGGTTACGCTTAGTTTCAATTACTTTTGCCACTGCTTTGGATTTCTCTGCTTTTCTATCAGTATTACGAGGCGTAGGGCTTTTCCTAGAATAATCATGTGAAGGACTACGTTTTTTGCGGTCGTTTGAAGGAGTTTGATCCCTATCTTTGTAATAGGTTTCTTTTGTTGTTACTTTGGTAACAGTGCTTTGCCTTTGTCGGGGCGGAGAATCTAAACTCGAATCGCGTGAGTGGCATCTATCTTGTCgtgagtttttataatatctttcTGGTTCTTTATGATCATcctttttataagatttattattattactagttTTTGGAGAAACTTCTCGAGATTTTCTCCTTTCTTCAGACGCGCTTCTACTTCTTTTTCGTTTTCGCTTTAAATCATCCACATCTCTATTATTACGAGATCTTTCATAGCGCTCACTTCTATAATTCCCTTTTTCAACATCGGATCTTTTTCTTTCATCCGGTCGCTCGTCTTTTCTGTTGCTATCTTTTCGTCTGTAATCAGGAGACTCGCTTTTTCTTATAGATCTTTTATTCTCATAAGATTTATCACGATGATATCTTTCATTATCCCTTTTAGATGATTTTAAGTAGGATTCATCTTTTGTAGTTTCTTTCTGATATTTGTCTCTCTTAGATTCTCTTTGATAATATGAGTCATCGCGTTTTGATTCTCGTGAGTATTGATCATCTTTTTTACTATAGGAAGGACTGCGACGTCGCCTTTTCTCTGGTGGCGGAGACTCACTAGAACCTCTTTTGTCGCGCTTGTCACTTTTCTTTGGAATTGTCTCATAATCAGACGACGGTGATCGCCGTCGATCCCGCTTATTCTTTTCTACTGGCTTTTCCAGATCAAATTCATCTTTgtcaattttctttttgttttctattttagtaatatacgATTTCTGCTTTCTTTCCGGCGATCTAATTTCTGGAGACTGCCCTTCATAAGATGGGCTCCTGTCGCGGTGTCTGTTAGCACTTTGTCGCGATCTTTTACTGTCGTCAAATCTATGATTTCGGTCTTCACGGTCACGGTACCTTCCTCGTTCATTATCTTGAATCTCAATGGGCCTCTCAGAGTATTTGTCTTTTTCTTGCTTTTCAGGTgaactgaaatatatttcactatgtattctcatttattttggtaaagatttaaaagtatactgcctgtatttaaaaatatattatacttattattttactagaaaaattaatataatcgtTCAACATACCTCTCCCGGCTGGATTGTATGCTGCTGGCACGCCGcttgtttgattttttctgTATAGAATTCAAGAACCAAGTATAAGAATATGAACTTAATAAAGCGATTCAAAACACCAGTGCCAATACAATAAGACTAGTGGTTATGGCAACTAAACATTTCACTAACAGAAATCCTTCATACGCCATTTTTAAAACCGTCACTGAAgaatttcgtaaaaaaaaatacaaacaaaaactctTCATGCatgtactttaaataaatttaggctTTCAAAGTGTACATTAAAAGCTACTCACGAAAGCAATTACTCTGAAATTTATCCTTCCTacgttataaaaatgtatccatAACATCctcatttcaaaaataaaaataataaaacaggtGATTTAAAGGACGTTTGGCACTAGTGCAGTTATATTTACAACATCTAAATTAGTGACACATACAAttgattaaatacatatacttatgacacaaatttgaatgaaatataagACACATCGGGACGTACCTTATTAAACAAACGGTGGTGGTAGTGTACCATTTAAACATGTTGAGCATCCTTAATTAGTTTTGTGACAATGAGAAGGGAGAATGTTATGGATTAGTTAACATCTTGAAAATCAGTCACGATATCATACAATACATGTGAGGTAAAAACGTGAAAATTGCTTTGACAGAACCCTAGAGGGTTTTAAGGGAGGGgcataaatcaatttaattgaacaaatttttaaaattaaaccaacATCAGATGTACAAACTATAACacatttgatttaaaactttgttttatttaaccgCTTTTTCGCTAGGCTATGGGgaaatttgaaatgaaatcagtttataattcaaatgttaaTTTGTTCAAGaacatattgatatattttacacgttTTACCACACACAAGGGAACGCGAAATACCACCATCGTAACTACAAACACCATGCATTACTGTGCACACTTAACCGAACAATCGCCCTTTGCCTCCCATACTTTACTCTCACAGTTAGTCACAATGTCGACGCACTCttaggtatattttagttCACCTAACTGTGTGTGTGTTACTTTGTGATATACTTACAGTATACGTTATTTCTTCAGATAAAGATGGCTATCCTATGAAATGATGCACAGTTAAACAGATAATTTTTACTGTCCATTTCTTgtatttacagaaaaataaataaaataaaaatgggttAGCCGCGACACGGAAATTTAAGTGGGCGTCACAGCAATTAGGTTTAAAGCTCGGGAatgttatacaataaaaattcattaaagaATCAGAGGTGGGCCTCAAATGACTAAGCCCGCAGGAAGAAAGTGCTTAGACATCGTATCAGGCTGaagtggttttttttttaaataaaaaagaaaagaaagcaAAGTGCTAAGTCTATCCAGAATCTATTACTAACAATCCTTTCAGAAAAACTATTCGAGTGTGTGTGTGATACCCGGTGTCAAGTCACAAagaaaaattctatttatgGCAACATTTAGTCTATGATCTGAGGTACTTGAAGACATTATTTTAAGGCGTAAATgagaaaattcttaaaaacatTGTCTTCAACATTCCCATGTcccaaaatgaaaaatatggaACCGTTGTAAATATTCAccttcttctttttcttctgaCGATCGTCGGCGGAACTTTCGGAGTCGCTGCCTTCGGAGCTAGTGGACGAATCAGAATCAGAAGATTTGGAgcgtttctttttcttcttacTGGATTCATTCctgaaaaacatatttgtttaattatattaatttattaaagcatATGCAGTAATCGCTAACTCTAGTCCTGAAGACGAGCTGTAGAAGTTAGAACTGCGTAGATGTTCAAAGTTGAATGCACTACCATGAGTAGCAGATGCAAAATTAGATCGGCTAGGTTATTATAGTAAAGGATTGTAAAAACATAAGTATGTTGGaaagctatttataaaaataaaaactataatctTAAGGTGCATCTATAATGCACATGGAAACAAGAGTTGCACCTGTCAAAagctcataaataataaaatacataataatcagtattcaaaaattatatattttgaattactaCACGCTAGAAAGCATTACATTGCAAAATTTTTGgcacatacatattatatgtattataaaaattttatgtatctttacttatttgtttcaatattataaaccTCCTTTGCCGCGGTCTCGATCATTTACAATTAAGATATGTTACTTTAATATGTCAATCCATTTTTTACATCTTCTCTTAGAATTTACTATTAAGCTACGAAGATATTTCCTGATAAAAATTAACCATACCTACGTATAAGCcgccataaaatatttttttcgctgaaattttcaattacattattttaatggtaatttatttaaattattaaatgtaagtatatatatacttactcTAGCGTTAACTGCAGTTTCACCTgtctaaatacaaaaacaataattgtttgggtaagtatttaaaaatatttatgtaatacgaCCAACTTACttctcttttttatttttcttggattttttcttctttgacCTTTTGACTTCTGGTGATGCActgaaatcaataaaatcaattacatGGCCTGATACAATTATCTGGATAATCTGGTGTGAGATTGAA carries:
- the LOC110997922 gene encoding serine/arginine repetitive matrix protein 2 isoform X9 — encoded protein: MYNGIGLQTARGSGTNGYVQRNWASVRRTKDSVNYRTEDEIAKLDSASNKQPNQEILDHERKRKIEVKCTELEDKLEEQGLPKEEIAARVAAFRAKLSESSGDKDVQKDEYGRVLVRETHAVAEAQQEKNARLRDAFGISPRFVEGTSLDPERRAREEAQKYPLVRTPSHEKEQRDQVSKKKKKRSASPEVKRSKKKKSKKNKKEKNESSKKKKKRSKSSDSDSSTSSEGSDSESSADDRQKKKKKKKSNKRRASSIQSSRESSPEKQEKDKYSERPIEIQDNERGRYRDREDRNHRFDDSKRSRQSANRHRDRSPSYEGQSPEIRSPERKQKSYITKIENKKKIDKDEFDLEKPVEKNKRDRRRSPSSDYETIPKKSDKRDKRGSSESPPPEKRRRRSPSYSKKDDQYSRESKRDDSYYQRESKRDKYQKETTKDESYLKSSKRDNERYHRDKSYENKRSIRKSESPDYRRKDSNRKDERPDERKRSDVEKGNYRSERYERSRNNRDVDDLKRKRKRSRSASEERRKSREVSPKTSNNNKSYKKDDHKEPERYYKNSRQDRCHSRDSSLDSPPRQRQSTVTKVTTKETYYKDRDQTPSNDRKKRSPSHDYSRKSPTPRNTDRKAEKSKAVAKVIETKRNRSKSPRKSPLSHENDRFSKEKRRYSRSKSKSMSPLKRASKKDKKSITPTRKSDRRTLSPKVDRRDKRAVSSKEKHEKDKDVKESQKERSKSRSDPKSRSSSSLSYSPARRSPERYRDIIEKLPEKDKRKYIKSPSDLQPKRKKNKEDYKPKTVCMRSSSSENDDSEEDFLRMDLHARQEELNMKELDKLKQRLAKLTKATMERIRIEEESGPSTSQGRSEQKLEWEIASKSPKEAENEIKTQSIKSISPVKIDSLRKESPALHVESSKVKDGKKSKSRSWSRTSSRSHSRSKSRSRSKSRVKSSRSRSKSRMKSSRSRTPSGSRSRSRSSRSRSRSYSSSRSRSSRSSSYSSRSSSRSSRSSSRSTRSSRSSSTRSKSRSPSIPRRAGSPSFLDRRRITRKKSRKYSTGSEDSSSSR
- the LOC110997922 gene encoding serine/arginine repetitive matrix protein 2 isoform X7, with product MYNGIGLQTARGSGTNGYVQRNWASVRRTKDSVNYRTEDEIAKLDSASNKQPNQEILDHERKRKIEVKCTELEDKLEEQGLPKEEIAARVAAFRAKLSESSGDKDVQKDEYGRVLVRETHAVAEAQQEKNARLRDAFGISPRFVEGTSLDPERRAREEAQKYPLVRTPSHEKEQRDQVSKKKKKRSASPEVKRSKKKKSKKNKKEKNESSKKKKKRSKSSDSDSSTSSEGSDSESSADDRQKKKKKKKSNKRRASSIQSSRESSPEKQEKDKYSERPIEIQDNERGRYRDREDRNHRFDDSKRSRQSANRHRDRSPSYEGQSPEIRSPERKQKSYITKIENKKKIDKDEFDLEKPVEKNKRDRRRSPSSDYETIPKKSDKRDKRGSSESPPPEKRRRRSPSYSKKDDQYSRESKRDDSYYQRESKRDKYQKETTKDESYLKSSKRDNERYHRDKSYENKRSIRKSESPDYRRKDSNRKDERPDERKRSDVEKGNYRSERYERSRNNRDVDDLKRKRKRSRSASEERRKSREVSPKTSNNNKSYKKDDHKEPERYYKNSRQDRCHSRDSSLDSPPRQRQSTVTKVTTKETYYKDRDQTPSNDRKKRSPSHDYSRKSPTPRNTDRKAEKSKAVAKVIETKRNRSKSPRKSPLSHENDRFSKEKRRYSRSKSKSMSPLKRASKKDKKSITPTRKSDRRTLSPKVDRRDKRAVSSKEKHEKDKDVKESQKERSKSRSDPKSRSSSSLSYSPARRSPERYRDIIEKLPEKDKRKYIKSPSDLQPKRKKNKEDYKPKTVCMRSSSSENDDSEEDFLRMDLHARQEELNMKELDKLKQRLAKLTKATMERIRIEEESGPSTSQGRSEQKLEWEIASKSPKEAENEIKTQSIKSISPVKIDSLRKESPALHVESSKVKDGKKSKSRSWSRTSSRSHSRSKSRSRSKSRVKSSRSRSKSRMKSSRSRTPSGSRSRSRSSRSRSRSYSSSRSRSSRSSSYSSRSSSRSSRSSSRSTRSSRTMTGVYADYRRSSSTRSKSRSPSIPRRAGSPSFLDRRRITRKKSRKYSTGSEDSSSSR